One part of the Streptomyces lydicus genome encodes these proteins:
- a CDS encoding serine/threonine-protein kinase, which yields MNGEGHDRSRERSTAPDSSGLRGRRIAEYQLQDEIGRGGMAVVYRAEDLRLGRTVAVKLLSPELARNDTFRKRFVHESRVAAAIDHPHIVPVFEAGEAEGMLYIAMRYVQGRDLAALLDRDGPLPLETACRIALQVASALDAAHAHDLVHRDVKPGNILVAEGTDSDRPEHVYLTDFGLTKKSLSLTGYTTAGQFVGTLDYVAPEQISGRPVDGRCDVYSLACVLFEMLTGGPPFQRDDDMALLWAHQYDPPPAVTGLRPDLPPAVDAVFAQSLSKAPADRYDTCRGFVAAVRAAGRTTAPEPPRDGPQTHPPTQVVSTGAGQSGWRSTAPPPPPRWANPVFPARRPG from the coding sequence GTGAACGGCGAGGGGCACGACCGGAGCCGGGAGCGCTCCACCGCGCCCGACTCCTCCGGGCTGCGCGGCCGTCGGATCGCCGAGTACCAGCTCCAGGACGAGATCGGCCGGGGCGGCATGGCGGTGGTCTACCGGGCGGAGGACCTGCGGCTCGGGCGCACCGTGGCGGTGAAGCTGCTGTCGCCGGAGCTCGCCCGCAACGACACCTTCCGCAAGCGCTTCGTCCACGAGTCGCGGGTGGCCGCGGCCATCGACCATCCGCACATCGTGCCGGTCTTCGAGGCGGGCGAGGCCGAGGGCATGCTGTACATCGCGATGCGGTACGTGCAGGGCCGGGACCTGGCGGCGCTGCTGGACCGTGACGGCCCGCTGCCGCTGGAGACCGCCTGCCGGATCGCCCTTCAGGTGGCCTCCGCGCTGGACGCCGCGCACGCGCACGACCTCGTGCACCGGGACGTCAAACCGGGCAACATCCTGGTCGCCGAGGGCACCGACAGCGACCGCCCCGAGCACGTCTATCTGACCGACTTCGGGCTGACCAAGAAGTCGCTGTCGCTGACCGGGTACACCACCGCCGGCCAGTTCGTCGGCACGCTGGACTACGTGGCGCCCGAGCAGATCTCGGGCCGCCCGGTGGACGGCCGGTGCGACGTCTACAGCCTGGCCTGTGTGCTGTTCGAGATGCTGACCGGGGGGCCGCCGTTCCAGCGGGACGACGACATGGCGCTGCTGTGGGCGCACCAGTACGACCCCCCGCCGGCCGTCACCGGGCTGCGGCCCGACCTGCCGCCGGCCGTCGACGCGGTGTTCGCCCAGTCGCTGTCCAAGGCGCCGGCGGACCGCTACGACACCTGCCGCGGCTTCGTGGCGGCGGTGCGCGCGGCGGGCCGGACCACGGCACCCGAGCCGCCGCGGGACGGGCCGCAGACGCATCCGCCGACCCAGGTGGTGAGCACGGGGGCGGGCCAGAGCGGCTGGCGCAGCACCGCTCCCCCGCCACCGCCGCGCTGGGCGAATCCGGTCTTCCCGGCCCGCCGCCCGGGGTAG
- a CDS encoding streptophobe family protein, which yields MSHLRGPAPAGPPGPVRARGVPSAVRAWAEALGTAVAGIVTMLVTAALGLWAAGAADLPGGAFPSVVAATVLTAAGGSVTLAGDAGIIGQADATLDVVPLSVTLAGALVTAALFLLPLRHRAVAGTGELLGRIARTAVCWLILLLLLTPAARHDFKISVGNDLADQIGAELGSTPTVGFHADVPATLGVGLLWILALLVLTFVVSRRAPLSPRLLHFQDSVRPPAFAMVLTLLVYVVVGLVVAVVELFKEGHPADVLAVVFLGLPNLAWMALGIGAGGGWVGHVDKAIGLPVPHLLDQVLRGRGQQTVDVRSLAEHDGRAWLLVALAAVVLLTAAFLAAVRSPARLPAWRHAVEMAVALALTLFVVGLLTRIAAHYGLSLIGVGDLGGNLGGEVTVEPQLLRLVGVGLVWGLATGFLGSLLARGVRHRGEVPGPETGRPPA from the coding sequence GTGAGCCACCTGCGAGGCCCCGCCCCCGCCGGTCCCCCCGGCCCGGTACGCGCCCGAGGCGTACCGTCCGCCGTCCGCGCCTGGGCGGAGGCCCTCGGCACGGCGGTGGCGGGCATCGTCACCATGCTCGTGACCGCCGCGCTCGGGCTGTGGGCGGCCGGCGCCGCCGACCTGCCCGGCGGGGCGTTCCCCTCCGTGGTCGCGGCCACCGTGCTGACCGCCGCCGGCGGCTCGGTCACCCTGGCCGGCGATGCCGGGATCATCGGCCAGGCCGACGCCACCCTGGACGTCGTACCGCTCTCGGTCACCCTGGCCGGAGCGCTGGTGACCGCCGCCCTCTTCCTGCTGCCGCTGCGCCACCGCGCGGTGGCCGGCACCGGCGAACTGCTCGGCCGGATCGCCCGTACGGCGGTGTGCTGGCTGATCCTCCTGCTGCTCCTCACGCCCGCCGCCCGGCACGACTTCAAGATCTCGGTGGGCAACGACCTCGCCGACCAGATCGGCGCCGAACTCGGCAGCACCCCCACCGTCGGCTTCCACGCCGACGTCCCGGCCACCCTCGGCGTCGGCCTGCTGTGGATCCTGGCGCTGCTCGTGCTGACCTTCGTCGTCTCGCGCCGGGCCCCGCTCTCGCCCCGGCTGCTGCACTTCCAGGACTCGGTACGCCCGCCCGCCTTCGCGATGGTGCTGACGCTGCTGGTCTACGTGGTGGTCGGCCTGGTCGTCGCGGTCGTCGAGCTGTTCAAGGAGGGCCACCCGGCGGACGTCCTCGCGGTGGTCTTCCTCGGACTGCCGAACCTGGCCTGGATGGCGCTGGGCATCGGCGCCGGCGGCGGCTGGGTGGGACACGTCGACAAGGCCATCGGGCTGCCCGTGCCGCACCTCCTGGACCAGGTGCTGCGCGGCCGCGGACAGCAGACCGTCGACGTCCGCTCGCTCGCCGAACACGACGGCCGGGCCTGGCTGCTGGTGGCGCTGGCCGCCGTCGTCCTGCTCACCGCCGCCTTCCTCGCCGCGGTCCGCTCACCGGCCCGGCTCCCCGCCTGGCGGCACGCCGTCGAGATGGCCGTCGCGCTGGCGCTCACCCTGTTCGTCGTCGGCCTGCTCACCCGCATCGCCGCCCACTACGGCCTCTCCCTGATCGGCGTCGGTGACCTCGGCGGCAACCTGGGCGGTGAGGTCACCGTGGAACCGCAGCTCCTCCGGCTGGTGGGCGTGGGCCTGGTCTGGGGACTGGCCACCGGCTTCCTCGGCAGCCTGCTGGCCCGGGGCGTACGGCACCGCGGCGAGGTACCCGGGCCGGAGACCGGGCGCCCACCGGCCTGA
- a CDS encoding DUF6777 domain-containing protein: MTSPPPPDSHPTGPPTGPLSGPPGAPSGAPSGRPSHDPTQVGEPWKPQRQPSRPGPPPGGPGGPHGGGGGGGGAGGGAPWWRSAPRVAIIAALVVAAVIAAVVLTRPGGGGQTEVFAEPAAAIGQNPVTRSSANESTPSPSATPVKSSGSNTEISGATAGLYGGTQHNAACDVEKQIKYLQSAPDRNHAFAGVVGVSPGGVPAYLRSLTPVQLGYDTRVTNHGFKDGKAYEFQSVLQAGTAVMVDPYGVPRVRCKCGNPLTKPKQVQDAKVVGDKWAGFKPNNAVVVEPAPTKVKEFTLRNPKTGEWFKRPEGANGPAADRPTAPPAKTPSGPASSEPPPYGSTPPGASSPGTSGTTPPGTSSSGTSGGPTSPGSPTGTGGPSTTGGSTTSGPTGSTGGSPPSGTETGGGSTTGGGSTTGGSSTGGNSTTGGSSTGGSSTGGSSNGGSPGSGPASGGVTPPAQ; this comes from the coding sequence GTGACATCTCCACCGCCGCCGGACAGCCACCCGACCGGGCCACCGACCGGCCCGCTCTCCGGACCGCCCGGCGCCCCCTCCGGCGCCCCCTCCGGTCGCCCCTCGCACGATCCGACACAGGTGGGCGAGCCGTGGAAGCCCCAGCGTCAGCCCTCCCGCCCCGGCCCGCCGCCCGGCGGGCCCGGCGGACCCCACGGCGGGGGCGGCGGGGGTGGCGGAGCCGGCGGCGGGGCGCCCTGGTGGCGGTCCGCGCCGCGGGTCGCGATCATCGCGGCGCTCGTGGTCGCGGCCGTGATCGCGGCCGTCGTCCTCACCCGACCGGGCGGTGGCGGCCAGACCGAGGTGTTCGCCGAACCGGCCGCCGCCATCGGCCAGAACCCGGTCACCCGGTCGTCGGCGAACGAATCCACTCCCTCCCCGTCCGCCACACCGGTGAAGTCCAGCGGATCGAACACCGAGATCTCCGGCGCCACCGCGGGTCTGTACGGCGGCACCCAGCACAACGCGGCCTGCGACGTCGAGAAGCAGATCAAGTACCTGCAGAGCGCCCCGGACCGGAACCATGCGTTCGCCGGTGTCGTGGGCGTCTCCCCGGGCGGAGTCCCGGCCTATCTGCGGTCGTTGACGCCCGTACAGCTCGGTTACGACACCCGGGTCACCAACCACGGCTTCAAGGACGGCAAGGCGTACGAATTCCAGTCGGTGCTCCAGGCCGGCACCGCGGTCATGGTGGACCCCTACGGCGTGCCGCGGGTCCGCTGCAAGTGCGGTAATCCGCTGACGAAGCCGAAGCAGGTCCAGGACGCGAAGGTGGTCGGCGACAAGTGGGCCGGCTTCAAGCCGAACAACGCCGTCGTCGTCGAACCGGCGCCGACCAAGGTCAAGGAGTTCACGCTGCGCAACCCGAAGACGGGCGAGTGGTTCAAGCGGCCCGAGGGCGCCAACGGCCCCGCCGCGGACCGCCCGACCGCCCCGCCGGCCAAGACCCCCAGCGGCCCGGCGTCCTCCGAGCCACCGCCCTACGGGTCGACGCCGCCCGGCGCCAGCTCCCCCGGCACCTCGGGCACCACGCCGCCGGGGACCAGCAGCTCGGGTACGTCGGGTGGGCCCACTTCCCCCGGATCGCCGACCGGTACGGGCGGACCGAGCACCACCGGCGGCTCCACCACCAGTGGGCCCACCGGCTCCACCGGGGGCAGTCCGCCCAGCGGGACCGAGACGGGCGGTGGCTCCACCACCGGCGGTGGCTCCACCACGGGCGGCTCGTCCACCGGCGGCAACAGCACGACGGGTGGCTCCTCGACGGGCGGTTCCAGCACCGGTGGTTCGTCCAACGGCGGGTCGCCCGGCAGCGGCCCTGCCTCGGGAGGAGTCACACCACCGGCGCAGTGA
- a CDS encoding L,D-transpeptidase: MHAALRRHPARFIPVLTAAAGLLTACGGGADASKADTPAAKVTVTPAAGSKSAKLGSPISIRAAGGKLTSVEVKDDKGGTVDGRLAGDGTSWTSDGKVKPQTTYTVKTRAKSTEGKESAATSVFTTEQADKVNKLTNTPGGGQHVGTGMPVSILFDNPVAKDRRAEIEKALKVTSQPKVEGAWGWVKDWSGKDRIDWRPKDYWPAGTKVSVKGALSGINSGAQGGWFARDYNFGFSVGADHKAVIDVPSHTLTMYENGKNVGSITGSAGSPQDPTRGGVHTVRSKNAAETMDSATIGHGDEWMLDSKWVTHLTASGTFLHSAPWNKSIGVVNNSHGCFGMTTADAKKVYDFLTVGSTVEVKGTSNPNKTDVGNGLEVWQESWSQWQQRSALK, encoded by the coding sequence GTGCACGCCGCACTCCGCCGCCACCCCGCCCGGTTCATACCCGTTCTGACCGCGGCGGCCGGTCTGCTGACCGCGTGCGGAGGGGGTGCCGATGCGTCGAAGGCCGACACCCCGGCCGCCAAGGTGACCGTCACCCCGGCCGCCGGCAGCAAGTCGGCCAAGCTCGGCTCGCCGATATCCATACGGGCGGCCGGCGGCAAGCTCACCTCGGTCGAGGTGAAGGACGACAAGGGCGGCACGGTCGACGGGCGGCTGGCCGGTGACGGCACCTCATGGACGTCGGACGGCAAGGTCAAGCCGCAGACCACCTACACCGTGAAGACCCGGGCGAAGTCGACCGAGGGCAAGGAGTCCGCCGCCACCTCCGTGTTCACCACGGAGCAGGCCGACAAGGTCAACAAGCTCACCAACACGCCGGGCGGCGGGCAGCACGTCGGCACCGGCATGCCGGTCTCGATCCTCTTCGACAACCCGGTGGCCAAGGACCGGCGCGCCGAGATCGAGAAGGCGCTGAAGGTCACCTCCCAGCCGAAGGTCGAGGGCGCCTGGGGCTGGGTCAAGGACTGGTCCGGCAAGGACCGGATCGACTGGCGTCCCAAGGACTACTGGCCGGCCGGCACCAAGGTCTCCGTGAAGGGCGCCCTGTCCGGCATCAACTCCGGCGCCCAGGGCGGCTGGTTCGCCCGGGACTACAACTTCGGCTTCAGCGTCGGCGCCGACCACAAGGCCGTCATCGACGTCCCCTCGCACACCCTGACCATGTACGAGAACGGCAAGAACGTCGGCAGCATCACCGGCTCCGCGGGCTCCCCGCAGGACCCGACCCGCGGCGGGGTGCACACCGTCCGCAGCAAGAACGCGGCGGAGACGATGGACTCCGCCACCATCGGCCACGGCGACGAGTGGATGCTGGACTCCAAGTGGGTCACCCACCTCACCGCGTCCGGGACGTTCCTGCACTCCGCCCCCTGGAACAAGTCGATCGGCGTGGTCAACAACAGCCACGGCTGCTTCGGCATGACCACCGCGGACGCCAAGAAGGTCTACGACTTCCTCACGGTCGGCTCCACGGTCGAGGTGAAGGGCACCAGCAACCCCAACAAGACCGACGTCGGCAACGGCCTGGAGGTCTGGCAGGAGTCCTGGTCGCAGTGGCAGCAGCGCAGCGCGCTCAAGTAG
- a CDS encoding cupredoxin domain-containing protein, giving the protein MRNFVRTALAVATVALFATATGGCSGGGGGTAPTTSRPPTHAGSPSASGPSATPPAAGRITIKDYAFKPAALVVRPGAAVTVVNQDSVTHNVTATGGRVFATGSIKPGARATFTAPAKPGAYPYFCSIHPYMKAVLTVRP; this is encoded by the coding sequence ATGAGGAACTTCGTCAGGACGGCGCTCGCCGTGGCCACGGTCGCCCTTTTCGCCACCGCCACCGGTGGCTGCTCGGGCGGCGGGGGCGGCACCGCCCCCACCACCTCCCGGCCCCCCACGCACGCGGGCAGCCCCAGCGCGTCCGGCCCCAGTGCCACCCCGCCCGCGGCCGGGCGGATCACCATCAAGGACTACGCCTTCAAGCCCGCCGCCCTGGTCGTACGGCCCGGCGCCGCGGTCACTGTGGTCAACCAGGACTCCGTCACGCACAACGTGACCGCCACCGGCGGCCGGGTGTTCGCCACCGGCAGCATCAAGCCCGGCGCCAGGGCCACCTTCACCGCTCCCGCCAAGCCCGGCGCCTACCCGTACTTCTGCAGCATCCACCCGTACATGAAGGCCGTGCTCACCGTCCGCCCATGA
- a CDS encoding aldo/keto reductase: MRYTLFGKTGLRVSELSLGTMTFGEEWGWGTAKETSGRILDAYADAGGNFLDTANNYTEGTAERTLGELLEGRRDSFVLASKYTCATHKGEVNAAGNHRTNLVRSVEESLARLRTDHLDVLWVHARDNFTPVEEVMRALDDVVRAGKVQYVGVSDWPAWEIAQANTLAELRGWTAFAGSQLRYNLLERTPERELLPQARAFDLAVLAWAPLAAGKLTGKYRRGGTGRLDLVTPAGARNQNEEETVTAVLEVAEQGGWSPAQVALAWLRSRPGNIVPIIGATKESQLADNLAAVDVELDADALARLDRASAVELGFPHDFVREPAITENIYGDRWADIEDRRSTYRRTAHEVR, translated from the coding sequence GTGCGCTACACACTGTTCGGCAAGACCGGCCTGCGGGTGAGCGAGCTGAGCCTGGGGACCATGACCTTCGGCGAGGAGTGGGGGTGGGGCACCGCGAAGGAGACCAGTGGCCGGATTCTGGACGCCTACGCGGACGCGGGGGGCAACTTCCTCGACACCGCCAACAACTACACCGAGGGCACCGCCGAGCGGACCCTGGGCGAGCTGCTCGAAGGGCGCAGGGACAGCTTCGTCCTGGCCAGCAAGTACACCTGCGCCACCCACAAGGGAGAGGTGAACGCGGCGGGCAACCACCGCACGAACCTGGTCCGTTCGGTGGAGGAGAGCCTGGCCCGGCTGCGCACCGACCACCTCGACGTGCTGTGGGTGCACGCCCGGGACAACTTCACCCCCGTCGAGGAGGTGATGCGGGCGCTCGATGACGTGGTGCGGGCGGGAAAGGTCCAGTACGTGGGGGTCTCCGACTGGCCGGCCTGGGAGATCGCGCAGGCCAACACCCTCGCCGAGCTGCGCGGCTGGACCGCGTTCGCCGGCTCGCAGCTGCGCTACAACCTGCTGGAGCGGACGCCCGAGCGGGAGCTGCTGCCGCAGGCCCGCGCCTTCGACCTGGCCGTGCTGGCCTGGGCGCCGCTCGCGGCCGGCAAGCTGACCGGCAAGTACCGGCGCGGTGGGACCGGCCGGCTGGACCTCGTCACCCCGGCCGGCGCGCGCAACCAGAACGAGGAGGAGACCGTCACCGCGGTGCTGGAGGTCGCCGAGCAGGGCGGCTGGAGCCCGGCGCAGGTGGCCCTGGCCTGGCTGCGCAGCCGGCCCGGCAACATCGTCCCGATCATCGGCGCGACGAAGGAGAGCCAGCTCGCCGACAACCTCGCCGCCGTCGACGTCGAGCTGGACGCCGACGCGCTGGCCCGGCTGGACCGGGCGAGCGCGGTGGAGCTGGGCTTCCCGCACGACTTCGTGCGCGAGCCGGCCATCACCGAGAACATCTACGGCGACCGCTGGGCCGACATCGAGGACCGCCGCTCGACCTACCGCCGCACGGCGCACGAGGTCCGCTGA
- a CDS encoding phosphocholine-specific phospholipase C, with amino-acid sequence MPELNRRRFLQIAGATAGVSALSSSIARAAAIPAKRTSGSLNDVEHVVVLMQENRSFDHYFGSLKGVRGFGDPRPVTLESGKSVWHQPDGGKDVLPYHPDADDLGMQFIEGLNHDWAGGHKAWNNGNYDNWIPAKGTGTMAYLTRKDIPFHYALADAFTICDAYHCSIIGATDPNRYYMFSGHVGNDGSGGGPVLGNEEAGYSWTTYPERLQKAGVSWKIYQDIGDGLDANGKWGWIDDAYRGNYGDNSLLFFDQYRNAKPGDPLYDKARTGTNAKQGDGYFDRLKADVKAGKLPQVSWIAAPEAFSEHPNWPANYGAWYVSQVLDALTANPEVWSKTALFITYDENDGYFDHIVPPFPPASADQGLSTVDTALDHFPGNATYAAGPYGLGQRVPMLVVSPWSTGGYVCSETFDHTSIIRFLERRFGVHEPNISPWRRAICGDLTSAFDFGLENTKPAALPATDGYQPPDKDRHDSYVPKPPANPVLPKQERGSRPSRPLPYAPLVDGKGTASTGRFSLTFSAGAKAGACFTVTAGNRTDGPWTYTTGAGKTLSDTWNTAYSKGVYDLTVFGPNGFLRTFKGDGKKAGPEVTARHDATAGRIELTLTNPTGTDCHLTVTQAYGGAHETFTVRAGATVKHAFDLRASKRWYDLSVTSDTDKTFLRRFAGHVENGRPGVSDPAIITG; translated from the coding sequence ATGCCTGAACTCAACCGGCGGCGTTTCCTCCAGATCGCCGGCGCCACCGCGGGCGTCTCGGCGCTGTCCAGCAGCATCGCCCGCGCCGCGGCCATCCCCGCCAAGCGGACCTCCGGCTCGCTCAACGACGTCGAGCACGTCGTCGTGCTGATGCAGGAGAACCGTTCCTTCGATCACTACTTCGGCTCGCTGAAGGGCGTACGCGGCTTCGGTGACCCGCGCCCGGTCACCCTCGAAAGCGGCAAGTCCGTCTGGCACCAGCCCGACGGCGGCAAGGACGTGCTGCCCTACCACCCCGACGCGGACGACCTCGGCATGCAGTTCATCGAGGGCCTCAACCACGACTGGGCGGGCGGCCACAAAGCGTGGAACAACGGCAACTACGACAACTGGATCCCGGCCAAGGGCACCGGGACGATGGCCTATCTGACCCGCAAGGACATCCCGTTCCACTACGCGCTCGCGGACGCCTTCACCATCTGTGACGCCTACCACTGTTCGATCATCGGCGCCACCGACCCCAACCGCTACTACATGTTCTCGGGCCACGTCGGCAACGACGGCTCGGGCGGCGGCCCGGTCCTCGGCAACGAGGAAGCGGGCTACAGCTGGACGACGTACCCGGAGCGGCTGCAGAAGGCCGGGGTCTCCTGGAAGATCTACCAGGACATCGGCGACGGCCTGGACGCGAACGGCAAGTGGGGCTGGATCGACGACGCCTACCGCGGCAACTACGGCGACAACTCGCTGCTCTTCTTCGACCAGTACCGCAACGCCAAGCCCGGTGACCCGCTCTACGACAAGGCCCGCACCGGCACCAACGCCAAGCAGGGCGACGGCTACTTCGACCGGCTCAAGGCCGATGTGAAGGCCGGCAAGCTGCCGCAGGTCTCCTGGATCGCGGCGCCCGAAGCCTTCTCCGAGCACCCCAACTGGCCGGCCAACTACGGAGCCTGGTACGTCTCCCAGGTCCTGGACGCGCTCACCGCCAACCCCGAGGTGTGGAGCAAGACCGCCCTGTTCATCACGTACGACGAGAACGACGGCTACTTCGACCACATCGTCCCGCCGTTCCCGCCGGCCTCCGCCGACCAGGGCCTGTCCACCGTGGACACCGCGCTCGACCACTTCCCCGGCAACGCCACCTACGCCGCCGGCCCCTACGGCCTGGGCCAGCGCGTGCCGATGCTGGTCGTCTCGCCCTGGAGCACCGGCGGCTACGTCTGCTCCGAGACCTTCGACCACACCTCCATCATCCGGTTCCTGGAGCGCCGCTTCGGCGTCCACGAGCCGAACATCTCGCCGTGGCGGCGCGCCATCTGCGGCGATCTGACCTCCGCGTTCGACTTCGGCCTGGAGAACACCAAGCCGGCCGCGCTCCCGGCCACCGACGGCTACCAGCCGCCGGACAAGGACCGGCACGACAGCTACGTGCCCAAGCCGCCCGCCAACCCCGTGCTGCCCAAGCAGGAGCGGGGCTCCCGCCCGTCCCGCCCGCTGCCGTACGCGCCGCTCGTCGACGGCAAGGGGACTGCCTCCACCGGCCGCTTCTCGCTCACCTTCAGCGCCGGGGCCAAGGCCGGCGCCTGCTTCACCGTCACCGCCGGCAACCGGACCGACGGCCCCTGGACGTACACCACCGGGGCCGGCAAGACGCTCTCCGACACCTGGAACACCGCCTACTCCAAGGGCGTCTACGACCTGACGGTCTTCGGCCCGAACGGCTTCCTGCGCACCTTCAAGGGCGACGGCAAGAAGGCCGGTCCCGAGGTGACGGCCCGCCACGACGCGACCGCCGGCCGCATCGAGCTGACCCTGACCAACCCCACCGGCACCGACTGCCACCTCACCGTCACCCAGGCGTACGGCGGGGCGCACGAGACCTTCACGGTCCGCGCGGGCGCCACCGTCAAGCACGCCTTCGACCTGCGCGCCAGCAAGCGCTGGTACGACCTGTCGGTCACCTCCGACACCGACAAGACCTTCCTGCGCCGGTTCGCCGGCCACGTAGAGAACGGCCGGCCGGGCGTCAGCGACCCGGCGATCATCACCGGCTGA
- a CDS encoding ATP-binding protein produces MTLPSDRHYTVELHASAERVPQIQRILAAHLRYWSLELHTEPVCRGVAELLTNVHRHIGPDAPCVVELRWSGRHLTASVADEGPRLPKLSSAAGGGLSRVAALSDSWGTCGTPDGKVIWFTRRVEATRKVPLTAPTPLRSVPDAKGQPAVPPVLPVEPLVPVPEVAAAGPAAAASPVVTCA; encoded by the coding sequence ATGACACTTCCCAGCGACCGGCACTACACGGTCGAACTGCACGCTTCGGCGGAGCGCGTGCCGCAGATCCAGCGGATCCTGGCCGCGCACCTGCGATATTGGAGCCTTGAGCTCCATACCGAGCCCGTGTGCCGGGGAGTGGCGGAACTCCTGACCAACGTCCATCGCCATATCGGCCCGGACGCCCCCTGCGTCGTCGAACTCCGCTGGTCCGGCCGCCACCTCACGGCGTCCGTCGCCGACGAGGGCCCGCGGCTGCCGAAGCTCTCCAGCGCCGCCGGCGGCGGACTGTCCAGGGTGGCGGCGCTGAGCGACAGTTGGGGCACCTGCGGCACCCCCGACGGCAAGGTCATCTGGTTCACCCGCCGGGTCGAGGCGACCCGCAAGGTCCCGCTGACCGCCCCCACGCCGCTGCGCAGCGTGCCCGACGCCAAGGGCCAGCCGGCGGTGCCGCCGGTCCTCCCCGTCGAGCCGCTCGTCCCGGTGCCCGAGGTCGCCGCCGCCGGACCGGCCGCGGCGGCCTCACCGGTGGTGACCTGCGCCTGA